A genomic window from Salvia hispanica cultivar TCC Black 2014 chromosome 5, UniMelb_Shisp_WGS_1.0, whole genome shotgun sequence includes:
- the LOC125190957 gene encoding uncharacterized protein LOC125190957 isoform X2, protein MKVAVDETITSNSGGWESHGWFYISVRIAMFLWVALLNLITISSTWARVIDVMDSESGSRLFGFIGAGATLGQLFGSLFATGMAWVGPYLLLVSALLLEFAAQSSVGINKDVSQHPEELSPLRKADNDHISESDGKSEMALQASSPRTSTSKVKPQIWVILEGLQLILSSTYLLQVALFLWLSALVSSFFYFQKVTVIASTVTSPVGRRKLFAQINSFIAVFILGGQLTLTGHILTIAGVTAAICSAPLVGFVNLIALSVWPSWIAVAISETLRKVVIYVVTRPGRELLFTVVTQDEKYKAKVCIDVIVQRLGDATAAGMYKLLSGSLNGSASTTSLYALPVCFIWLATAFLLGRRQQQLAKLRSSQRSETSSR, encoded by the exons ATGAAGGTTGCAGTCGATGAAACCATTACATCTAATTCAGGTGGCTGGGAAAGCCACGGGTGGTTTTACATTTCAGTGAGGATTGCCATGTTTCTTTGG GTTGCACTTCTTAATCTTATAACTATCTCTTCAACGTGGGCGAGAGTAATTGATGTGATGGATAGTGAG TCAGGGTCAAGATTGTTTGGGTTTATTGGTGCTGGTGCTACGCTAGGTCAGCTCTTTGGTTCACTCTTTGCTACAGGAATGGCATGGGTTGGCCCGT ATTTGCTTCTTGTTTCTGCTCTCTTGTTGGAATTTGCTGCGCAGTCTTCGGTAGGGATCAACAAGGATGTTTCCCAGCATCCAGAAGAATTGTCTCCCTTAAG AAAAGCTGATAATGATCATATAAGTGAGTCTGATGGAAAGAGTGAAATGGCTCTACAAGCATCTTCTCCCAGAACCTCTACTTCCAAAGTAAAACCACAAATCTGGGTTATATTGGAGGGTCTGCAGCTTATATTATCATCGACCTATTTATTACAAGTTGCACTATTCCTTTGGCTAAGTGCATTGGTGTCCTCTTTCTTCTACTTCCAG AAAGTGACTGTTATTGCGAGCACGGTTACAAGTCCTGTTGGTAGAAGGAAATTGTTTGCACAAATCAACAGCTTTATTGCTGTTTTCATCCTTGGCGGACAACTAACTCTTACG GGGCATATCCTCACCATTGCTGGGGTTACGGCAGCAATTTGTTCTGCGCCACTCGTTGGGTTTGTAAATCTGATTGCTCTATCTGTATGGCCATCATGGATAGCAGTTGCCATATCAGAAACTCTACGGAAG GTGGTAATATACGTTGTCACTAGGCCAGGGAGAGAGCTGTTATTCACGGTTGTTACACAAGACGAGAAGTACAAAGCAAAG GTATGCATAGATGTAATCGTCCAAAGGCTTGGAGACGCCACTGCAGCCGGGATGTACAAGCTCTTGTCAGGCAGTTTAAACGGCAGTGCCTCTACTACCTCCCTTTACGCGTTGCCT GTGTGTTTCATATGGTTGGCAACAGCATTCCTTTTAGGACGacgacaacaacaactagcaAAGCTTAGATCATCTCAACGATCGGAAACGTCATCAAGATGA
- the LOC125190957 gene encoding uncharacterized protein LOC125190957 isoform X1, translating into MVRMVIIDKSRVESFISIFVTVHPHETSALISSTSSFFFILSAYFVVLPLRDEGAISLGLGNLPNLFVGSLLLTLVAAPLSTLVFSLPNLSKGKALFLIHRFFSFSLVIFFVLWNFSIPGSSPFKAKETLPVKTILKDKMKVAVDETITSNSGGWESHGWFYISVRIAMFLWVALLNLITISSTWARVIDVMDSESGSRLFGFIGAGATLGQLFGSLFATGMAWVGPYLLLVSALLLEFAAQSSVGINKDVSQHPEELSPLRKADNDHISESDGKSEMALQASSPRTSTSKVKPQIWVILEGLQLILSSTYLLQVALFLWLSALVSSFFYFQKVTVIASTVTSPVGRRKLFAQINSFIAVFILGGQLTLTGHILTIAGVTAAICSAPLVGFVNLIALSVWPSWIAVAISETLRKVVIYVVTRPGRELLFTVVTQDEKYKAKVCIDVIVQRLGDATAAGMYKLLSGSLNGSASTTSLYALPVCFIWLATAFLLGRRQQQLAKLRSSQRSETSSR; encoded by the exons ATGGTCAGAATGGTAATCATCGATAAATCTCGTGTAGAATCATTCATTTCAATATTCGTTACTGTTCATCCCCACGAGACCTCTGCATTGATCTCTTCAACCTCctcatttttcttt ATATTGAGTGCGTATTTCGTGGTCCTTCCGTTACGGGATGAAGGTGCGATATCGCTGGGTTTGGGTAATCTCCCGAATCTCTTCGTCGGATCACTGCTGCTCACCTTGGTTGCTGCGCCCCTTTCCACCCTCGTGTTTTCTCTGCCGAATCTCTCCAAAGGAAAA GCTTTATTCTTGATACACCGGTTTTTTAGCTTCTCTCTTGTTATATTCTTTGTTCTATGGAATTTTTCTATACCTGGAAGTTCACCATTTAAAGCCAAG GAAACGCTTCCAGTGAAAACCATTTTAAAGGATAAGATGAAGGTTGCAGTCGATGAAACCATTACATCTAATTCAGGTGGCTGGGAAAGCCACGGGTGGTTTTACATTTCAGTGAGGATTGCCATGTTTCTTTGG GTTGCACTTCTTAATCTTATAACTATCTCTTCAACGTGGGCGAGAGTAATTGATGTGATGGATAGTGAG TCAGGGTCAAGATTGTTTGGGTTTATTGGTGCTGGTGCTACGCTAGGTCAGCTCTTTGGTTCACTCTTTGCTACAGGAATGGCATGGGTTGGCCCGT ATTTGCTTCTTGTTTCTGCTCTCTTGTTGGAATTTGCTGCGCAGTCTTCGGTAGGGATCAACAAGGATGTTTCCCAGCATCCAGAAGAATTGTCTCCCTTAAG AAAAGCTGATAATGATCATATAAGTGAGTCTGATGGAAAGAGTGAAATGGCTCTACAAGCATCTTCTCCCAGAACCTCTACTTCCAAAGTAAAACCACAAATCTGGGTTATATTGGAGGGTCTGCAGCTTATATTATCATCGACCTATTTATTACAAGTTGCACTATTCCTTTGGCTAAGTGCATTGGTGTCCTCTTTCTTCTACTTCCAG AAAGTGACTGTTATTGCGAGCACGGTTACAAGTCCTGTTGGTAGAAGGAAATTGTTTGCACAAATCAACAGCTTTATTGCTGTTTTCATCCTTGGCGGACAACTAACTCTTACG GGGCATATCCTCACCATTGCTGGGGTTACGGCAGCAATTTGTTCTGCGCCACTCGTTGGGTTTGTAAATCTGATTGCTCTATCTGTATGGCCATCATGGATAGCAGTTGCCATATCAGAAACTCTACGGAAG GTGGTAATATACGTTGTCACTAGGCCAGGGAGAGAGCTGTTATTCACGGTTGTTACACAAGACGAGAAGTACAAAGCAAAG GTATGCATAGATGTAATCGTCCAAAGGCTTGGAGACGCCACTGCAGCCGGGATGTACAAGCTCTTGTCAGGCAGTTTAAACGGCAGTGCCTCTACTACCTCCCTTTACGCGTTGCCT GTGTGTTTCATATGGTTGGCAACAGCATTCCTTTTAGGACGacgacaacaacaactagcaAAGCTTAGATCATCTCAACGATCGGAAACGTCATCAAGATGA
- the LOC125187844 gene encoding uncharacterized protein LOC125187844: MGLRAVPLSPSQNGLIFSPTHVQPYLHCRRSSLKVGVVVFAKKVNGEEEKEGEAIPKRKQNLFESVTEALDFSQVRSARDAELLEQARQATKSGDQMSREQYGALRRKIGGTYKDFFKSYVEVDGEYVEEGWVDKTCKVCKKDTRGEARQVDKLGRYVHVACLNKPSSTGNFFTKLFTG, translated from the exons atgggGTTGAGGGCAGTTCCTCTCTCACCGTCGCAGAATGGTCTAATATTTTCACCAACACATGTACAGCCATATCTTCACTGCAGAAGAAGCTCATTGAAAGTTGGAGTAGTGGTGTTTGCCAAGAAAGTGaatggtgaagaagaaaaagaaggagaagCCATACCTAAGAGGAAGCAAAATCTATTTGAGAGTGTGACAGAAGCCCTAGACTTCTCGCAGGTTAGATCAGCTCGTGATGCCGAGCTGCTCGAACAAGCCAGACAAGCCACCAAATCTGGAGATCAGATGTCCAGGGAACAG TATGGAGCACTGAGGAGGAAGATTGGGGGAACATACAAGGATTTCTTCAAATCATATGTGGAAG TGGATGGAGAGTACGTGGAAGAGGGATGGGTGGACAAGACTTGCAAAGTTTGCAAGAAAGACACGAGAGGAGAGGCAAGGCAGGTGGACAAGTTAGGGAGATATGTGCATGTTGCTTGCTTGAACAAACCTTCTTCTACTGGAAACTTCTTCACTAAACTCTTCACCGGATAA